The Rhodococcus rhodochrous DNA window GCCCTCCCGCCGTTTCTCGCTTCCATCGTCGAGTGGCTCCGTGCCGGTTACCCCGAAGGGGTGCCGGAACAGGACTACGTACCCCTTTTCGCACTTCTCGCGCGGCGCCTGTCCGACGAGGAGGTCGCCCAGGTCGCCGACACTCTGATCGAGGACGGTGACCTCTCGATCAACCGCATCGACATCGCGGTCCTGATCAGCAAGATCACCAACAACATGCCGTCGCCCGACGACGTGGACCGGGTCCGCCGCCAGCTCGAGGCGGGCGGATGGGACACGACACAATACGATCTGTGACCACACTCGCGCTTCTTCCCGTCCCCGCCGGGTCCGCCGTCCGCTCCGTGCTGCCCGCCCTGCAGCGCATGCTCGACGGTGACGGACCGGCACTGCTCCCCGTCCCCGCCGGGGACGAGCGGGAG harbors:
- a CDS encoding DUF3349 domain-containing protein; the protein is MALPPFLASIVEWLRAGYPEGVPEQDYVPLFALLARRLSDEEVAQVADTLIEDGDLSINRIDIAVLISKITNNMPSPDDVDRVRRQLEAGGWDTTQYDL